ACGCCCTCCTGGGCCCAGTAGGTGCGGTAAGCCCCATAGAGGAGCTCCGGGTCCTTCCGTAAGGCGATGAGGCGGCGCACCAGGTGGAGCATGGAGCGGGGGTCCTGTTCCTGGGCGGCCACGTTGCGGGTCCGCCAGTCGGGGTTTAGGGGAAGCCAGGGCTCCGTGGTGGAAAATCCGGCGTAGGGGGAATCGTCCCAGGGCATGGGGGTGCGCTCGGGGTCGCGGCCCAGGGAGTGATAAGCCGTGGGCCTTCGGTCTTTCTGCCTGAGGGCCGCCGGATCCCGCACCCGATCGGGGGGGATCTCCCCATTGGGGAGGGCAAGCTCGTCCCCGTAGTACCAGGTGGGGGTGCCCCGCAGGGTGAAGAGGAGCATGGCCGCCACCCGGGCCTGGGCCTCCCCCAGGCGGGAAGCCAGGCGGGGTTGGTCGTGGTTGCCCAGGACCCAGTTAGGCCAATCCGAGGGCCTGAGGAGGCGCTCGTACTCCTCCACGATGCGGGCGATGTTCTCGGGACGCCAGTCGGGAAGACCCTCGGTGATAAGGTTGAAGTTGAAAGGGAGATGGCAACCCGCTTGGTAGTAGCGCACTAGGCGGTTAAGGGGAAGGTAAATCTCCCCCACCATGACCCGCTCCCGCCCCGGGCTGGAAAACTCGTCCAACACGAAACGCATCTCCCGCACGTAGGCATAGGTTTCGGGCTGGTCCTCGGTGAATAGGTGTTCGTGCCGGGCCCGATCCGGCAAGCCAGACCGCCAGTAGGGGCTCCCCGGCTCGTCCCGGAGGAGAAGATCTTCGGCCAAAAGCCAAAGGGTGTCCACCCGGAAGCCGTCCACCCCCCGCCTAAGCCAAAAGCGCATCACCTCGTAGATGGCCTCCCGCACCTCGGGGTTGCGCCAGTTGAGGTCGGGCTGCTCCGGGAGGAACTGGTGGAGGTAGTACTGGCCCGTCCCCTCGTCCAGGGTCCAGGCGGGGCCGCCAAAGAAGCTCTGCCAGTTGTTGGGCGGGCCCCCACCCGGGGCAGGATCGGCCCAGACGTACCAGTCCCGCTTGGGGCTATTCCTAGAGGCCCGGGACTCCTGGAACCAAGGGTGCTCGCTGGAGGTGTGGTTGGGTACCAGGTCGATGAGCACCCTAATCCCCAGGGCGTGGGCCTCCGCCATCAAGCGGTCAAAGTCCTCCAGGCTGCCGAAGATGGGGTCCACGTCGCAGTAGTCGGCCACGTCGTAGCCGAAATCCTTCATGGGGCTTTTGTAAAAGGGGGAAAGCCAGATGGCGTCCACCCCCAGGGACTTTAGGTAGGGAAGCCGCCGCCTCACCCCCTCGAGGTCCCCGATACCGTCGCCGTTGGTGTCCTGGAAGCTCCGGGGGTAAACCTGGTAGATCACCGCCTCTTTCCACCAACTCATGGACCGGAGTCTACCCCTCGGTCCGTAGAAGGGGAAGCCTCCCCCACCGGGGGCGTGTACCGGCGGGCCATGGCGGCGAGGAACCTCCCCCGGGTGACGATGCCAAGAAACTTCCCCGCATCGTCCACCACAGGAAGAGGCAAGGGCGTTTCGCTAAACAAAGGCAGGGCTACTTCGAGGGTCTGGTCAGGCCGTAACGTGGGCAAAGGTTCCAGGTACGGGCTAAGATCCTTCCCATCCCCCCCTGCTTTTAAGGCCTCGGCGAGTTTTTCCGCCCGTACCACCCCCTTGAACTGCCCTTGGGTGTCCACCACGTAGGCGCTTCCCACACCCGCCTGGCCCATCTTGCGCAAGGCAGCCCGCAGGCCCTCTCGGCCCAGGATTACCGTCACCGCTTCCAACAGGAGCCCTTCTACCCGGTAGACCTTAGCCGGGTTCACGCCCTCCACAAAAGCGGCCACGTAGTCGTCGGCGGGCTGGGCTAGGATCTCCTCGGGGGTACCCACCTGCACAATCTCCCCGTCCCGCATGATGGCGATACGGTCCCCCAGCTTCAACGCCTCGTCCAGGTCATGGGTGACGAAAAGAATGGTCTTTTTCAATTCCTCTTGAAGGCGTAAAAGCTCGTCTTGCATCTCCTTCCGGATCAAGGGGTCCAGCGCACTGAAGGCCTC
The Thermus sp. LT1-2-5 genome window above contains:
- a CDS encoding glycine betaine/L-proline ABC transporter ATP-binding protein, with amino-acid sequence MSFVRIESVYKIFGPRARRVLEEVRQGRKKDEIFQTTRHVVALRNVNLEVQKGELFVIMGLSGSGKSTLLRAVNRLIDPTAGRICVGDTEVTALNRRELLRFRQATFGMVFQHFALLPHRTVLQNVAFPLELKGVPKREREERARAWLARVGLAGYENNYPVQLSGGQKQRVGLARALCADPPVLLMDEAFSALDPLIRKEMQDELLRLQEELKKTILFVTHDLDEALKLGDRIAIMRDGEIVQVGTPEEILAQPADDYVAAFVEGVNPAKVYRVEGLLLEAVTVILGREGLRAALRKMGQAGVGSAYVVDTQGQFKGVVRAEKLAEALKAGGDGKDLSPYLEPLPTLRPDQTLEVALPLFSETPLPLPVVDDAGKFLGIVTRGRFLAAMARRYTPPVGEASPSTDRGVDSGP
- a CDS encoding alpha-amylase family glycosyl hydrolase, encoding MSWWKEAVIYQVYPRSFQDTNGDGIGDLEGVRRRLPYLKSLGVDAIWLSPFYKSPMKDFGYDVADYCDVDPIFGSLEDFDRLMAEAHALGIRVLIDLVPNHTSSEHPWFQESRASRNSPKRDWYVWADPAPGGGPPNNWQSFFGGPAWTLDEGTGQYYLHQFLPEQPDLNWRNPEVREAIYEVMRFWLRRGVDGFRVDTLWLLAEDLLLRDEPGSPYWRSGLPDRARHEHLFTEDQPETYAYVREMRFVLDEFSSPGRERVMVGEIYLPLNRLVRYYQAGCHLPFNFNLITEGLPDWRPENIARIVEEYERLLRPSDWPNWVLGNHDQPRLASRLGEAQARVAAMLLFTLRGTPTWYYGDELALPNGEIPPDRVRDPAALRQKDRRPTAYHSLGRDPERTPMPWDDSPYAGFSTTEPWLPLNPDWRTRNVAAQEQDPRSMLHLVRRLIALRKDPELLYGAYRTYWAQEGVYAYLRGEGWLVALNFTDREKALSLPRKGREVLSTHLDREEGVGESLRLRPEEGVVLRLD